The window TTATTACATTTTTTAGTGGGCTTTGTTTATTTGATTTATAAAATGAACAAGAAAAAATAGGAAAAACATCATTTTAAATAGTACTTTTGCGTCGAATTTTGGTTTCATTTATTTTTTTTTGAATGAATTAAAAGGGAATCTGGTTTAACTCCAGAACTGTTCCCGCAACTGTAAGCTACAACGCTTGTTATTATACTTCATGTCACTGTCTGTTTTTAGATGGGAAGACCAATAACAAGACGCAAGTCAGGAGACCTGCCAAATTCATCATCTAATTAGACTTTCGGGAGAAGGGTCTTTAAGATTTATGAAAAAAACAATTGTATTATTACTTTCGATATGTTATAGTGTTGTGTCTTTTGCACAAACACAAATAGACTCTATCCAATATTTAGACGAAATTGAATTGAGTGATATTAAGCTGAAACATAATGCTGCTGGATTTAAAGTTACTGTTTTAAATGATTCTGTTTTAAGTAAGAATCAATCAAGCTTTACTGATTTATTGCGCTTTAATTCTAACCTCTACTTTAAAGAAAACGGTTATGGGATGGTGTCGTCCCCTTCGTTTAGAGGGACAAATGCCTCGCAGACTGCTGTAATTTGGAATGGTATAAATATTAATTCGCAATTAAATGGTCAGACAGATTTTAGCACTATAAATACTAATAACATTAATCAAGTTGTTATTAGAAATGGAGGCGGTAGTGTGCAATATGGAAGCGGTGCAATTGGTGGAAGTGTGCATTTGAATAACAATTTAAATTTCAGTAAACATTTAAAAAATGATGTAAAAATAAACTATGGTAGTTTTGAAACTAAGAATATCAGTCTTGTTACAGATTATGGACAAGATAAATTTGCTTTTAATTTAGGATTGAATTATATCGATTCTGAGAATGACTATAAATATTTAAACTCAGATCAAGTGAATGAAAATGGGGCGTTTAATAATTTAAGTCTTAATGTTAATTTGGGTTATTTTATTTCTGAAAAAGATGTAATTAAATTATATCATCAGTCTTTTATTGGTGACCGTGATTTTTCTGGAACAACTACAACACCATCTAAAAGTAAATTTGAAGATATAAATTCTAGGTCTATGTTAGAATGGGTTAGAACGGACCATTACTATAAATCTAATTTTAAAGTAGCATATTTAAAGGAGTATTTTGAATATTACCAAAATCAAGATTCTGACTTTTTTACATTCGGACAGGTAAATACTTTTTTAGTTAAGCATAATTTTAATTATAAAATATCTAAGCGGTTAAGTGTTACTAGTATTTTAGATTATAACACCTTTAAAGGTGAAGGAAGTAGTTTTGGTAACCCTGATAGGTCTATATTTTCTGCAACAGGATTGCTACAATATAATCTTAACTCTAATTTAAACATAGGCTTTAATGTAAGACAGGATGTAAATTCGGATTTTAAAAGTCCATTATTGTTTTCAGTGGATGCATTAATTGGTGTTACAGAGTATTACAAAATTAAAATTAACGGATCTAAAAACTATAGAATCCCAACATTCAATGATTTGTTTTGGCAGCCAGGTGGAAATTTAGATTTGGTACCAGAATCGTCCTATCAAATAGATTTAGGACATGTTTTAGATTTTGATTGGTTGCATTTACAATTAAATACATATTACATAAAATCAAAAAATTTGATACAATGGAAACCATCTAATTCTGGTTTTTGGTCACCACAAAATATTGCTGAAGCTCATAGTTATGGGTTAGAGTTAGGTATAGGTGTTACCAAGAAAATTAATAATCATCAATTAAAACTTAGTTCTAATTATTCTTATACAGTATCAGAAAACTTAGAGACAAAAAAACAATTAATTTATGTGCCATTCCATAAAGCCAATGCAACAATTGCTTATTGTTTTAAAAGGTTGAGTACGTATTATCAACACCTTTTTAATGGATCAGTTTTTACAACATCAGACAATTTAGAAGGTCCTTTTTATAGTTTAGAGTCTTTTAATGTATCCAATTTTGGCGTCAATTATAAAGTATTGCAACATTCTGATCATCAAATTGATTTAGGATTAAAAGTGAATAACGTATTTAATAAACTATATCAAAATGTGGCATTTAGACCAATGCCAAATCGAAATTTTAATATTCAATTACACTATAAATTTTAAAACAAATTATGAAAAAAGTCATTTACTCAATTGTAACCTTGTCATTATTAGTCTTTTCTTGTTCTAATGATGATGATGCATTTATGCCATCAGAACCTTTAGGAGCTTATGAAAACGGAATTTTAGTTAGTGGAGAAGGCGGACCATCTTCAATTTCTTATATATCAAATGATTTTTCTGTAACAGAAAATCAAGTGTATTTTAATGTCAACGATGAAAACTTAGGGGTGTATTTGCAATCTGTTGGATTTAATGATGATAAGGCATATGTAGTGGTTGATGCAGGAACAATTACTATTATTAATCGTTATACATTTGAAAAATTAGGAACGATAGATACAGGATTAACTTTACCAAGATATATTGCTTTTGATGGAACAACTGCTTACGTGTCTGATTGGGCTGATCCAAATAATGCAACAGATGATTACGTAGCTGTTGTCGATTTAAACTCAAACACAGTAACTTCTACTATAGCTGTATCAGAAGGGCCAGAACAAGTTTTAGTAAATGCAAACAAATTATATGTATCTCATAAAGGAGGTTATAATGTTAATAATGTTGTATCCGTAATCAATACAATAGATAGCTCTCTAGAAACTATAACAGTTAACGATGTGCCTGATGAAATGTTTATTGATAATCAGGGACATTTAATAGTGTTGAGTTCTGGAGCAAATCAATCTTGGTTAACACCTCCAGTTGAAACAGTAGCATCAATTACAAGAATTGATTTAAATGATAATTCTATAATTTCTAATATGGAGTTTTCTGAAGGACAACATCCTGGTTTAATGACTTATAGTGACGGTAATGCTTATTATGTCTTAAATAATGGAGTATATAGTTTATCTGATAGCGATACTAGTTTACCAGCTGCTTCATTGTTTAATATTACTGCTGGTTATGCTTATGGTTTGTCTGTTAAAAACAACCTTTTATATGTAACAGATGCTAGTTTTACAGAGAATAGTACTTTAAAAGTATATGATATCCCTGCAGGAACAGAAACAAATAGTTTTGATGTTGGATTAGGAGCTTCTAAAATTTACTTCAACTAATAATTAATCAATAACAAACCACCAATCAACCACAAAAAATGCCTCTAAGTTATTTAGGGGCTTTTTTATATGCATTAAATAATTTTTCGAGTCTAAATAACAAAATTAAGTGCTGAAATCTTCATTTTTACTTGTGGAGTGAAACAAAATGTATAATTCGATTACTATCTCGCATTAAAATTATTGAATGGGAAAATAAAAATAAACAAACTAAAATTTTAAATACATGAAAAAAAAATATCTATTCGTATTAACATTTATCATTAGCGTATTAGGCTTTTCTGGCTATGCTCAGAATTATGATAATGGTGTTTTTATATTAAATGAAGGTATGTTTGGTACTAATACAGCTTCAGTTTCATTTTTAAATGATTCTGGAACACTAGATAACGATGTTTTTACAACAGGAAATCCGGGACAAGATATTGGACAATTAGGGCAAGGTATGGGATTTGATGGCGATAATGCGTACATCATTGGAAGTGGAAGTAGTGAGGTTAATGTTGTAAATAGTGAAACATTCGCACACATTGCAACGGTAACAACAGGTTTTAATAATCCAAGATATATTGCGTTTGATAATGGGTTTGGCTACATAACTGATTGGGGTGATCCAGGAGTTACCACAGACGATTATGTTGCAGTAATGGATTTGTCAACAAATACAGTGGTAAGCACAATAGCGGTAGTAGAAGGACCAGAAAGAATTGTAAAAAAGAATAATCAATTATTTATAGCACATCAAGGGGGGTATGGTTTTGGTACTGCAGTGTCTATAATAGATTTAACAGATAATAGTGTATCTCAAATAACAGTTGGGGATATTCCTAATTCTATTTCAGTAGACGACGATTACGTGTATGTGCTTTGTGGCGGGAAACCTGCTTGGTCTGGAGATGAGACTTTAGGGCAATTATATAGAATCGACTTAACAGATTACTCTGTAATGACTATTTCAGATTTTGCTGCAACTGAGCGCCCAAATTATTTGCAAGTTGATAATGGAGAAGCTTTTTATGTCTTAAATAATAATATTTATAATTTCGATTTTACAGGAAGTTTACCAACGACTGCTTTTATTGATACATCTGCTCAAAACGTAACTTTAGCTTATGGTTTGTCTTTAATTGATGAGACATTATATTTAGCGGATGCTGAGGATTATGTAAGTAATGGTAAAATAAGAACCTATACTACATTGGGGGTTTACCAAAACGAGTATATAGTAGGTCTTATTCCAAACGGCGTTTATAAAAATGAAATGGCACTAGGTATATATGCGCCACCTGCAGATCAGACTGGATCGACTGCGATTGCACAGGATAGTCCATTATTTTTAGAATGGGCAACTGGAGCGACTATAACAAGAGGATTAATTAATATTTCTAATCCTTCTGCAACGGATGGTGGTAGCAATTATGCTACCTTCGGGACATCAGATTCTGCTTTAGGTATGGCAGATGGAGCTGTAGTAAGTCTAGGAGATGGAGGTCAAGCAATTTTAACATTTGATACGCCAATTATAGATGGTACAGGTTTTGATTTTGCTGTTTTTGAGAATAGTTTTAGTGATACTTTTTTAGAATTAGCTTTTGTTGAGGTAAGTTCAGACGGGGTTAATTATTTTAGATTCCCATCTCATAGCCAAACACAAACAGACACACAAGTAGGTGGTTTTGGAAGTGTTGATGCGAGATATGTTAATAATTTGGCTGGAAAATACCGTTCTGGATTTGGTACTCCTTTTGATATTAGTGATATCGATGATTCAGCCTTATTGGATAAAAATAATATTACACATATTAGAGTTATAGATGCTGTTGGATCTATAGATCCTGCATATGCGACTTATGATTCTTATGGGAATATAGTTAACGAACTTTTTTCTACACCTTATACTTCTAGCGGGTTTGATTTAAATGCTATTGGTGTTATAAACAAGAATACATTGGGTGTGAATTCTTTTTCAAAAGAAATAAAAATAACACTATATCCTAACCCGACAACGTCTCAATTTTATGTTTCAGAGACAGGTTTAGTATCTGTTTATTCTTCTGAAGGACGTTTGGTTTTAAAGAAAAATGTGGAGTCTACTAATGTTCCGGTAAATATCGAAAATTTAACTTCAGGAATTTATATCGTAAATATTACTTCTGACAAAGGAAGTGCTACGCTTAAAGTTGTTAAAAAGTAAGTCAGATTAAAAACAAATAAAAAGCCTCTAAAATAATTTAGAGGCTTTTTTGTGTTTTAGACCATAGTTAATGGTTACGGAATTAAGTCACAATACCAAACACCATAGGTTTCGGCATCACTTTTACAAACAGAATTACCAGCGGTTTTAGGCGCATTATACTCACGATAAACTTTTTCTCCGATGGTAAACGGGATCGGATTTTTAAAGATTGGACCATCAAAACAAAAGGTATGGAACTCGCCATTTTCTCCACATGGATCAACACCTTCAGGTAAATTATCTACAAAATGCTCGTCTATAATCGTTCCTACAAAATTTTGGTCAAAGTATTTAGAATTGGCACAAACGACTATTGTTTTAAAGCCCAGCTCCAAAAACTCTGTAATAAGTTGTTTTGTGTCCCGTTTCCATAACGGAAAGACCGTTTTTATATTTTGTGTGGCTAATTGTGTTTCTCTGTAGATTTTTAAATCCTCTAAATAAATATCACCAAAGGCACTATGGGTAAATTGCTCTTCTTTTAATGCCGTTATTGTTTGTAACATAATGTCTTCATAGGTTTCCATACTAGGCATTTCTGGAAGTTCTATAAGGATTGCTTTTATATTTAAAGCATTAGTTTGTGCTGTTAATAGTTCTTGTCTTAAACCATGCATTGTGACACGGTTATAATGGGTGTTGACGGTTGTAATTAGTTGTTCAACAGCATAAGAATCGTCTTGTAATAAGTGGTAAAGGGCTAAAGCCGAATCTTTGCCAGAGCTCCAATTAAAGTATGTTTTATGACGCAATAGGTATAGGTTTTAATTTCATGTCTAAACTTAAAAAGCCTCTAAAGTTATTTAGAGGCTTTTTTGTTGTTATTTAAAGATATTAGGGAGGTCCTTATCATTGAGATACATATTATCTCTAGTTAGCGTTTGTGTATTAGAGTTTTCAAAGATAGTAAATTGACTATTAGTTTCAGTCGTACCAAATCGTCCATTACCAGTTAAGTGTTGTATCGCTCTTGCTAAAAGAGGCTCGTCTTGTTGTCCTAAAACGCCATAATTAGAAACCGTTTCTCCTAATTCAATAGTTGGAATTAACCCAGCTTCAAATTGATAAAAACCAGCCGCATTTTCATTGCGACCAACTAAAGGTTGCATCGCCCAGATATGATTTGGATTGATACCTGTTGTACATGAGTATGCGCAATCTGGACTATCATAAAGGGTTATAGAAAATTCGTTTTTTCCTCTAGTAGCACTTCCAATATGGACAACTTCAATATGAGGGTTTAGGCCATTAATAACTAACTCGCTTGCAGAAGCAGAACTATATTGTGCCAATATATATACTTTATTAAGGTTAAGTGTGTTAATTGCTGTTCCGTCGGTTAATTTATCTACAAAATTTCTTGACACCTCTTCATCCGTTAATGCCGCCTGTATTTTGTTATTCCACTGTTGTTTTAAAAATAAATCAGAGGTAGGTTTGCCGGCAATCATACTGGATAAATTAATTGCAGAGCCTACGCTTCCTCCTGGGTTATAGCGTAAATCTAAAACTAACTCTTGTACGCCTTCCGCTAAAAATTGTCCAAAAGCATCATTAAGCTGCTGGTCAAAATTACTTGTAAAACGATTATACATTAAATACCCCACTTTTATACCGTCTACGGTAAACGTATTGGTTATAAATATTGGGTTTTCTTCGTACACTTGTTTTGTTAATGTTACTGTTTCGCCAGTTAATACTAAATTATCACTACTATCTATTTCGGCTAGACCGATAGTATAAGTATCATTACTAGAAAATAACAAGTTAGTGTAGTTGGTTTGCGTTAGTGTCGTACCATCAACAGTTAAAAATAGATCACCACGTTGTAAGTCTGATGCCGATGCGTCCGTGTTTGGTAGTATGTATTGTATAGCTCCAAAAACTTGTGGTCCCCCGTCTATTAAACCTAATCCAAATTCCATTCCGTTACTTTTAGATATCCCATTAAGAGCATTGTTTAAAGTAAAATAGTCGTCAACAATCCAACTAAAGCGGTCATCACTATGTTGTAAATCGTCAAAAAGAGCATTTGGCGAACTGTAACCATCCAAATAAGACGTGTAATCGTCAGTATTAGAAAATCTGTTGTCCGCTAAGTCAGGGACTTCATTTTGCCATAGATACCAAAGATTTAAACCTTTCCAAACAAAATCTTTTATATCATTATCAGGAATTAAGTTATCATCTTGATCCTCAAAACAAGCCGTGATACTAAAGCATGCTAATAATAGTATGGTATAAATCCAAGTCTTTTTAATAGTCATATTTTTCTTTTTTCTTTATAAATGTACTTACTTTATTTAATATTTGAAATAAATTGTAACAAATTTAATTATCGGTCGTCGTAATAGAAACCAACCAACCAGAATGACACAGTTAGAGTTTTTAAAAATAGTAATGCCTTTTAAGGATAAGGTTTTTCGTTTAGCAAAACGATTACTAGTGTCTCGGGAGGAAGCTGAAGATGCCACGCAGGAAGTGATATTAAAACTATGGAAGAATAAAAGTAAAATAGAAAATTATAAAAATGTGGAAGCATTTTCCATGACGATGACTAAAAACTTTTGTTTAGATAAATTAAAATCTAAACAAGCGCAAAATTTAAAAATAGTACATAGTAACTATCAAGATCATAGTGTTGCATTACAAAAGCAGATAGAAGTAAATGATAGCTTACAATGGGTTGCTAAGATTATTGAAGAATTGCCAGAACAACAAAAAATGGTCGTGCAGTTAAGAGATATAGAGCAATACGATTTTGACGAAATTGCAAAAATGCTAGATATGAATCCTACAGCAGTACGTGTAGCCTTATCAAGAGCAAGAAAAATAATAAGAGAAAAATTAACTAGTACACATAATTATGGTGTTAAATAATATAGACGACTTACTAGAAAAGTACGAGAATGGTGAAACCACTCTAAAAGAAGAAGCACAGTTAAAAAACTATTTTAAGCAAGAAACTGTCGCTCCACATTTAGAGCATTATAAAGCCATTTTTGGATACTATACGGTAAACCAACAAGAGACTTTTACTAAAAACGTGCCACTAAACCCTAAAAATAAATATAATATTAAGTGGTTAAGCGTTGCAGCAGTAGCAGTATTAATGGTTGGTATTTATTTTAATAGACCCAAAGAGGATGTTATCACAGCTGCTGATAGGTTGGCTTATAGTCAAGTAAAATCATATCTAGAGTTAGTGTCTAAAACTTTTAATAAAGGGACCTCGCAAGTTAATTACTTAGGTGTTATTAATAAAGCTGGCACACAAGTTGACTATTTAAAAGAGATGGAGAACCCAATTGGAAGAATCCTTAAAATTAATGAAAAATAAACTTAATAACTAAAAATACAAATACGATGAAAAAATATATAACAATAACACTAATGGCAATAGTAATGATGCCATTAACAGGAATGGCTCAAGATGTCTTTGAGAAATATAGCGATAGCGATAAAGTAAGTTACGTGTCTATAAAACCTAAGATGTTTCAAATGCTAGCTAAAATAGATATTGATACAGACGATGCAGAAGCTAAAGCTTATATGGAGATGGTAAACAGTATTACCAGTTTTAAAACGATGGCTACAGGAGATTTGACTATTGCTAAAAGTATCACTAAATGGGTCACAACAAGAAGTACAACTTTAGAAGAGTTAATGGAAGTTAAGGATAATGGTGTTGTTATGAAGTTTTACGTGAAGCAAGGTAAAGATGAAGATCACGTTAGCGAATTACTGATGTTTATTAATGGATTAGATGC is drawn from Psychroserpens sp. NJDZ02 and contains these coding sequences:
- a CDS encoding TonB-dependent receptor plug domain-containing protein; the encoded protein is MKKTIVLLLSICYSVVSFAQTQIDSIQYLDEIELSDIKLKHNAAGFKVTVLNDSVLSKNQSSFTDLLRFNSNLYFKENGYGMVSSPSFRGTNASQTAVIWNGININSQLNGQTDFSTINTNNINQVVIRNGGGSVQYGSGAIGGSVHLNNNLNFSKHLKNDVKINYGSFETKNISLVTDYGQDKFAFNLGLNYIDSENDYKYLNSDQVNENGAFNNLSLNVNLGYFISEKDVIKLYHQSFIGDRDFSGTTTTPSKSKFEDINSRSMLEWVRTDHYYKSNFKVAYLKEYFEYYQNQDSDFFTFGQVNTFLVKHNFNYKISKRLSVTSILDYNTFKGEGSSFGNPDRSIFSATGLLQYNLNSNLNIGFNVRQDVNSDFKSPLLFSVDALIGVTEYYKIKINGSKNYRIPTFNDLFWQPGGNLDLVPESSYQIDLGHVLDFDWLHLQLNTYYIKSKNLIQWKPSNSGFWSPQNIAEAHSYGLELGIGVTKKINNHQLKLSSNYSYTVSENLETKKQLIYVPFHKANATIAYCFKRLSTYYQHLFNGSVFTTSDNLEGPFYSLESFNVSNFGVNYKVLQHSDHQIDLGLKVNNVFNKLYQNVAFRPMPNRNFNIQLHYKF
- a CDS encoding YncE family protein, with the protein product MKKVIYSIVTLSLLVFSCSNDDDAFMPSEPLGAYENGILVSGEGGPSSISYISNDFSVTENQVYFNVNDENLGVYLQSVGFNDDKAYVVVDAGTITIINRYTFEKLGTIDTGLTLPRYIAFDGTTAYVSDWADPNNATDDYVAVVDLNSNTVTSTIAVSEGPEQVLVNANKLYVSHKGGYNVNNVVSVINTIDSSLETITVNDVPDEMFIDNQGHLIVLSSGANQSWLTPPVETVASITRIDLNDNSIISNMEFSEGQHPGLMTYSDGNAYYVLNNGVYSLSDSDTSLPAASLFNITAGYAYGLSVKNNLLYVTDASFTENSTLKVYDIPAGTETNSFDVGLGASKIYFN
- a CDS encoding DUF5074 domain-containing protein, with amino-acid sequence MKKKYLFVLTFIISVLGFSGYAQNYDNGVFILNEGMFGTNTASVSFLNDSGTLDNDVFTTGNPGQDIGQLGQGMGFDGDNAYIIGSGSSEVNVVNSETFAHIATVTTGFNNPRYIAFDNGFGYITDWGDPGVTTDDYVAVMDLSTNTVVSTIAVVEGPERIVKKNNQLFIAHQGGYGFGTAVSIIDLTDNSVSQITVGDIPNSISVDDDYVYVLCGGKPAWSGDETLGQLYRIDLTDYSVMTISDFAATERPNYLQVDNGEAFYVLNNNIYNFDFTGSLPTTAFIDTSAQNVTLAYGLSLIDETLYLADAEDYVSNGKIRTYTTLGVYQNEYIVGLIPNGVYKNEMALGIYAPPADQTGSTAIAQDSPLFLEWATGATITRGLINISNPSATDGGSNYATFGTSDSALGMADGAVVSLGDGGQAILTFDTPIIDGTGFDFAVFENSFSDTFLELAFVEVSSDGVNYFRFPSHSQTQTDTQVGGFGSVDARYVNNLAGKYRSGFGTPFDISDIDDSALLDKNNITHIRVIDAVGSIDPAYATYDSYGNIVNELFSTPYTSSGFDLNAIGVINKNTLGVNSFSKEIKITLYPNPTTSQFYVSETGLVSVYSSEGRLVLKKNVESTNVPVNIENLTSGIYIVNITSDKGSATLKVVKK
- a CDS encoding adenine nucleotide alpha hydrolase, producing MRHKTYFNWSSGKDSALALYHLLQDDSYAVEQLITTVNTHYNRVTMHGLRQELLTAQTNALNIKAILIELPEMPSMETYEDIMLQTITALKEEQFTHSAFGDIYLEDLKIYRETQLATQNIKTVFPLWKRDTKQLITEFLELGFKTIVVCANSKYFDQNFVGTIIDEHFVDNLPEGVDPCGENGEFHTFCFDGPIFKNPIPFTIGEKVYREYNAPKTAGNSVCKSDAETYGVWYCDLIP
- a CDS encoding S41 family peptidase, which gives rise to MTIKKTWIYTILLLACFSITACFEDQDDNLIPDNDIKDFVWKGLNLWYLWQNEVPDLADNRFSNTDDYTSYLDGYSSPNALFDDLQHSDDRFSWIVDDYFTLNNALNGISKSNGMEFGLGLIDGGPQVFGAIQYILPNTDASASDLQRGDLFLTVDGTTLTQTNYTNLLFSSNDTYTIGLAEIDSSDNLVLTGETVTLTKQVYEENPIFITNTFTVDGIKVGYLMYNRFTSNFDQQLNDAFGQFLAEGVQELVLDLRYNPGGSVGSAINLSSMIAGKPTSDLFLKQQWNNKIQAALTDEEVSRNFVDKLTDGTAINTLNLNKVYILAQYSSASASELVINGLNPHIEVVHIGSATRGKNEFSITLYDSPDCAYSCTTGINPNHIWAMQPLVGRNENAAGFYQFEAGLIPTIELGETVSNYGVLGQQDEPLLARAIQHLTGNGRFGTTETNSQFTIFENSNTQTLTRDNMYLNDKDLPNIFK
- a CDS encoding RNA polymerase sigma factor is translated as MTQLEFLKIVMPFKDKVFRLAKRLLVSREEAEDATQEVILKLWKNKSKIENYKNVEAFSMTMTKNFCLDKLKSKQAQNLKIVHSNYQDHSVALQKQIEVNDSLQWVAKIIEELPEQQKMVVQLRDIEQYDFDEIAKMLDMNPTAVRVALSRARKIIREKLTSTHNYGVK
- a CDS encoding DUF4252 domain-containing protein; the protein is MKKYITITLMAIVMMPLTGMAQDVFEKYSDSDKVSYVSIKPKMFQMLAKIDIDTDDAEAKAYMEMVNSITSFKTMATGDLTIAKSITKWVTTRSTTLEELMEVKDNGVVMKFYVKQGKDEDHVSELLMFINGLDAVTKGSDIEINGEKRTLETVVISLTGNIDLNQISKLTQKMNLPGGEELEKKSKK